In Drechmeria coniospora strain ARSEF 6962 chromosome 03, whole genome shotgun sequence, the DNA window ATGTCCGGCATTCGAGACTACGTGCTGAACAAGAAAGAGTATTTATTGACATCGGTTGGCAACCCCGACGGCGCAGACAAGCCCAACAAGAAACATTTCGACGTAAGTTTGCCCCCTGCTAATACGGCACCGAATGAAACGGCTAATGGTCAAAATCGCAGCCCCGCGTCTGGGTTCGAGAGGGTGAAAAAACCATGTCTAAGCGAGTGACTGAGGCCCTGAAGGACTTCAATTGCGCCGGACAGGTGTAGGGACGGGCGTATACCAAACCCTGGGCAATGCCTGACGGATTTACAAGTTCACGATCTGGGGGCAAAGCTTGCGTCAACTAAAATTATATAGAGATTAGCCATCTGCCAGTGGCACCGGCGAGTGACGTGTGGAATTTCAAGGTGTTACAATAATGGACATGACATCCTTGCGTCCGTTCCAAAATACCACACGGGGGCCACCGAATGATGTCCATAGCTGCCTGATAGAACAGTCTTAGTCTTGGAGGCAATATCGGATTCATTCCGACGATTGTACAGCAGCACCCCAAACGGTCGCCAACCTTCCTTTGCGCCACGTTTGGATTTACTTCCGTGTGTATGATGATAAACACCCATCCCAACGAATTCTGTACATTTCCCTTGCGGCTGGGACGGTGACATCCTATCATATTATGCTCTGCGGGTCGTTTCAGCTCGGCGATTCTTGTCCAAGGATATCCTTTCGAATCCGTTGATCATCAACGGTGCTCAACTGCTCGGTTGAGACCAAGGCTGCCTTCTCGTTGCTATATCTCCAAAGACCACCCGTTTTATCCTGATCGCCATTGGCTGGCATTCCAGCGTCCTTTCCCAGCGCAAGCAGGGTCTCGTCGTCACCTTGGACTGCAACGAAGTACCGTCTCTCCCAACTTCTGCTCTCTTCTCGTTCCTTGATTCGCAAGCTCCGCTGCGCATTCTCAATTTTGCTCTTCTCGGTTGATACTGCATCCATATCACCCTTCTGGATAGCTTCAGCTACTTTGGCCCAAGCTCTGCGGGATTCCAGAGGGTGCTGCTTCTCGACCGGCGCAAGCTGAAGCTCTGTTTGGGCCGTCCCGGCGGCATCATAGGTCGAGACGAGGGTTGACTTGGAGTTATTCCTCGCAGGGCCCTCGTAGATTTCGAACTCCTTGGTCCATTGCCCGGTTATGTTGTACAGCACGTTTTCTTCCTTGCCAGTGGGGTGCAGCACGGCTGTAACGGTGTTCTTCTTGCCAGAAAGCCAGCCCCTTCCACTGTAGTCAATTCTGGCAGTGTATCCGCTTGAACTAGtaatcgtgcttgtaccatCTAGCTCGACAAACGGAGTGCCGAAAATCAGGCCCTCGATATGCAGGCTCGGAAGTGTGATGAGGTAACGTTCCGTCATTTGCTTGCTGTTCGCTGATCTAGTTGGGACTGTGAGCACGGCATGCCCAATTTGCCTCACAATAATTGTACTCTTGAACGTGGCCTTTTGTGCGTTGTAGCCCTCAAGCTGGACTCCGGTCTTCTTATTGTGGATGCAGTACGCGGTCGTTGGGGGGTGGTGGCTGACTTGTTCGGAGATAAGCGTCGTCTCGCCAACCTCATCAGTCCATTTACCGAGAAAAAGCTCGCCAAGGAAAGGATTCAGAGGCTTCTTCTCGTTGCCAAACTGCTCGCTGCGACTGGCGTATTGGTGCTTGAGTGTTGAAAGAAACCATTTGAGGACGAGCAAGGCGCGTTTGGCTGggtcggcctcggctgctGGGGCAGTGAGGATtggtgggtgggtggccCAATAGGATGAGAACTCAGTGAGAGACTGAGAGGAGAGAATGAAGGGTGGCGCGGTGAGGGAGGAGAGATCGCCGTTGAAGGAAGCGATGGACTACATCCTACCAGTCAGCCTAGCTACACAGTTGCAGCCATCGTAATTCAGCAGCGTACCTTCAGAAAGGCGGACCAGCTACTCGCAGCAGCTTGGGAGTATGAAGTAGCTGCAGAGGCTGAAGACATAGTGGCATCTACCCAGGCAAAGAATGCTGGCAATGATTTTGTGAGTGAAGTCGGTCGATATGAAAGGTTAATGGAAACTGGAAGGACGATGGTGATGTGTTCATTTCTCTTGAACGCAGCATTAGACTTGCGTTAAGAGATACTGCTAGCTTCCTTTCATGTGTTTTAGTCTAGGCAATCCAAGAATAAAATAGCCGCAGTTGTATACTAGTCCGCAATTAATAATAAAGGGCTAGCAATAATTGAAATAATAACAATTCAATTAAGGAAGCAGTTATTAATATaactaactatataagtactagtagaacTAATATAGCAGATTATTACAGTCTCAGGCTATACATAAGCATAGTATAAGACAGGTATAAGGCTAAGCGCCTAAGTAGAGCTTAGATAAACAGGAAGGCGGGGCCGCCCTAGGAGTAGGGTACGCCCCGGCTATAAAAGGAGTATATATACAGAAGCTTAAAAGGGAttaagctttagtcttaaatactatTTAATTTCTAAAAGAAAGCCTAtttacttacctaactatcttTAAACCGGTCCGCCTATTATAATAGGTAGTTATAGGCCTACTTAAATAACCTATTTATTAGAAGCTCTAGTTTAATTATAGACTTCCCTTATataagtcttttaataaaccTTTATAAGATTCCTAAAGTAAGAACTTAGTAATTTTATAGTATTTAGAGTTCCCCTCTTAGTATAAGAAAAGTAAAGCCGAATTATTAAACTTAAAAATAGAAAGTAACTTACAAAAGAGCTATTCTTAATTTATAATAATTATTTTACTTATAATAATTACTTTGAATTTATACTAGTTTAAAATAAATTCAGAATAtaattatacttactatagtatttAGTTATACTTATATTACGGACTAACCCTAATTGTTACGatgctgactagcaggaaggcagtatatgcaaagactgtagaattttcgaactaaggaggaagaaaagaaaaagaaaataATAAGTAAggtgttacggagtcgctaggcgactgctctaggactctcaataatgtttattaaaagacttgaaggataggaaaactacttggcaactagggcttctagttatgtgcgttcctcctagtgggtcccttagttccctccgttctcctatatcgggctaagcccgataccataacagcttagctagtagctgttacggagtcgctaggcgactgctctaggactctcaataatgtttattaaaagacttaaaggagggaaaactacctaacaactagggcttctagttgtatgcgttcctcctagtgggtcccttggttcccttcgttctcctatatcgggctaagcccgataccataacataCCGTCTCGCTCCACCCGTTCGAAGTAAAGTCTGGCTATAGCCGTAGCCAAACCGCCCTTCCTAAGGCTGGTTTTCCCAATCCGTAGCTCCCCcgaattttttttttttttttttttcgggtATTCGTTGGGTGCTTGGCGTGCGCGGTCTCCTCCCTATATCGTCCCCTATTTAGGGTTTACTGGTTACCCGGGGCAACCAATTCCACCCCGTTCCGTCCCCTCCTCGGGTATTTACCGGGTGCTCGCCGGGTGCCTAAGGCGCCCGGCGTTACCCCGCTTTTCCCCCTCGCTACTCCCTCCATATTGCCTTCTCCGTTCCCGTTCTGTTGCGCTTCTCgttcctctttcctttaacCATCGTACCTACCCGTTTTTTAGCTTCTCGCCGTACAATTGTTGTTAACTCCTTTGCCGCCTCCTGTTGCGCCTGCTCCCCTATTGCTGTTGTTCCTCCCCCGTGAGGTAGGTTGCTGCTTCCTCGTTAGGGCCGTTCCGTATGTCCTTCGGGCCGTTGGCTGACAAGCTGGTGACGATAGGAACTGTTAATCCTACTCTCGCCGCTGTTGCTCCTCCCTCGTAGAGGACTTGTTTACCTTTTCGTTGCTACTGCCGCTGCCATTATATCTACCGCCGCGAGtgctcctcccccccctcccggaCGCGGTTCGGGCCCTCGTTATGGCTACTATACCGATAAGTCGGACCGCCGTTGCGCCCTGGGCGACTACCTGGTGGAGGGTAACTCCTCCGATAAGGAGTTCGTACCTCCGGAGGAGGTGCGCGGAATGTGCCTCCCCTGCGTTAATCGCCTCGTTACTAGCGGCCGTAACGACTGCGTGCCGGGCCGTAGTGCTGGCTGCCGTACGTGCGTGCGCGCGCACGCTAAATGCGTCTAGGTACCGCATTTGTTCGCCGCGCGCCCTTAACTGCGTTGCGCCCTGCGCGACCTTTGTGCTTGCGCCCAGCGCAACGTCTACATCCTGGTCGAGGCCCGCCCCAAGGTCGGGACCGTACCGGGCGCTCGCGTCGTCCTCTCGCCCGAATTTCTGGCCCTAGGCCGAGTTTGGGCTTGCACCCTGGctctggccgagatggagcccGCCCCCGTGCGCCCCGCCTACACCCTCGCCCCCGTGCCGGGTGTTGTCTccccccctgccgccgccgacgacaacgacgacccGAACCGCACCCTCGTCCTTACCGCCAACGCCTTAACCCCGACTCGAGCGGGTGGCCGTTCCGGCGCTGTGCCGAGCATGCAGCTCGGCGTGTTTGCCCAGGGCGTGGCTCGGGCCCTAACGGGTATCCAGAGTAACGTGcgcggcctcgcccgccgtcagcaggcgcaggagggcgtCAGTGCCGAGTTAGTAGCCACTTTGGCCGAGATGCGCCGCGATATTTATGAGTCGTGCGAGTCTTGCGCTAGCGGTTCCCCCTCGGTGCGCCGTCCCGCCCCCTCTACTCCCCGCGTCGCCCGCAATTGCAGCAGGTCGCGCTCGTCCCGTATAGCCGACGCGACTCCGTCGCGCCGCCCCATCGCCTCCGCCCCTTATATCGCCCAAGTCGCCCGGCGCCTTCGTTTTGTGCCCctgcccccgcccccctcggTTACGTTCTGCCCCCGCCCGAGTACCGCAACGGACAGTTTCGAGACCCTCCCCGAGGAGGAtaccgaggaggacgagagtAAGGAGGATACAGAGACCGACaagtctaagtagtacggCTAGCGTGTGTCCGTAGTGGTAGTATCGGGTTGGGCCCTTATCGGGGGCGCTCCGGGGCCGATTTTTTCCTTCGGTATAGTTGAAATTTTACGTTTCGTTTTGCGGCTTGCCCGCGCTCCGCCGTTCgtatagggatctccctattgCCGCGTAAATTCCTCTAGGGCTTCCGTTTGTGCTAGAGCCTCTATCGGTTCCCAGGTTAGTTGTTCGTAACCCAGCCATTTTACAAGGGCATTGCGTTatccccctcggcctcgggcccCCCTTGTAGCAAGGATGCATTCGACCTAGTATTCCTCTTGCAAGGTACCGTCCTCGTTTTAGACTAGCAGTAGGCCTGGCTCCGAATCCCGTACCACCTGACTAGGTAAGGGGTCGTTTGCTGCCCTTtcgataaggtctatatagaaggtagggtgtaagccctaaggaatatctagtgttactgtaagtagtgttggtactgctagtactataaacttagaAGCAACCTAGTCTAGCTTTCTGTATAGCCTGTTGGTTTTAATATGtctaaggctaagctagaccttatCGCCTACCTAGAACTTTTCTGCTAGgcgacctaaagctactgCCGACTTGTGTAAGTATTGTTGTACAAAGGCAATAGCCGCTTGTGTAATTTCtgttccttcccttaggtattgTAGGAAAGCAATAACCCTCCCTTTTGGTATTATTACGCTTGCCTGATCGTCCTCTACCCTCGGTATTGTACCGATTTCGTAGCCTAACAATAGCTTGTTTGGGCTAACTCCTgtaactaaagactccctattGTTTAGGGCCAGCTGGTAGGCGGCTAGGTGGGCCGGCCAGTCGAATTGCTTAAACGAGATTAGGATCCTTAGGGTAGCTTGAATTTCCTAATTTGCCCTCTCGGTGCCCCTATCCGTCTGGGGGTAGTGTGAAGTTAATAGgagttactccgtaccaataAGGGAGCATAGGGATGTCCAGAACTTACTGAGCCAGTCTAATCCCCGATCCGTTATAATCTGGGCgggaaaacccctaaatcGCTACTAGTAGGTCTTGAACCGTTCTGTATAAGCCTCTGCgcttattatagttattgccttAAGTTGGATGAATTTGGAGAGGCGGTCTGTAATAACcattaagaattaggggtccttatcGTTCTGTACTAGTAGGTCGGTTATAAAGTCGATCGATATTTACTTCCAGTAACGGTCTGGTAGGGGGATTGGTTGTAGGAGTCCCTGTCTCGGTAGACGGCTCTTACAGCTCTAGTAGCAGTAGTAATTCCAAACATACCGCGCTACGTCCTGTAATATACTATCCTAGTGGAAGTCCCGCTAAAGTGCGCGGAATGTTCCGTTACGACTAGGGTGGCCCGATATAGGTGATTCGTGtacctattgtattattcGCGTTgttagtagttcctaggcaggtacctataggcgtcccctatagtatattgcgCCGTAGGCACTAATGGTACAATCGGCCGTTTGTTCTTTTGTCTTCGCTTCTGCCGGGAATTTCCGCGCGCCTGTTGCTACtgcttgtcgtcgagcttTGTATATTGTATTGTTTTGTAGCGCTTAGTCCTacaattcctataggtagggttccgGGAAGAGCAGTCGGCCGGCTGGCGTATCCTGTGGAAATAGCGTCTCCCTCCCTATTTATCCTTGTACTGCTGGGAGCAGTCCCTGTACTGCTGGGGGCAGTTGGGATGTATCGATAGCTCCCTGTCCCCCTTCTGTCTCTGGACGGGCCCGATCCGCCCTTGTGTTTGTAGCTATTATATCTTGGGCACTTAGTACTTTGCAGCCAGCCCGGGCCCGGTCTGTCCCTGTATTTACCCGATTTGTGCCTGTGTTTGTAATTGCTGTATCCTGGGTGTCCTAGGCGTTGGGACCTTCTTGCGCGGGTTAGCCTTTGGGCGCCTCCTGCAGTATAGAGATTGATACCGGCCGAAGTATTTATCCTAGGCGTAGtgcatcctcctcgtcttgTTCCCGATACGAGAGCGCATCCGGCCATTGTACTTACGAGCCCGgtctgtactgtagcgagtaattaaagtttgcAAGGACTTCCGCCTATTGTGCCTGTTGTTCCGATATCTCCCGCGGTTTGGTAAAGTATTTGAGGTTCTTGTAgtccgttagaatagtaaatagttccgTAACGCCTCGTAGGTCTACCGACTACGCCTTAAGACAGCTAATAACTgctaggagttccttatCGTAAATTGTATAGTTCCTTTCTGCTAGTGTAAGTTTGGCTGAGTAGTAGGCTACTGGTCGTAGGACCCCCTTGCTGTCGATTTGCAAGAGGTATCCGCCTAGTGCCTTGCCTAAGCAATCGGTCTTAATAAGAGTCTTCCTGTCTGGGTCCTATTGTGCTAGGATTGggtataacgaaaaggtacgCTTAAGGGATTGGAAGGCTGCGTCTTCTTCGGGTCCCTAGCaaaatagtatacccttCCCTGTAAGGGCTGTAAGTGGTTCCGTAAGGCTTGCAAAATTGGGAATAAATTTGCGGTAGAAGTTCGCAAAGCCTAGGAAGCTCCTAATCCCCCTcaccttagtaggtagttactattcTTGAATTGCAGCGATTTTCGCTAGGTTGggcctaaccttaacgcCTGCTTGGATAATAAACCcaaggtatttaacttttattgTTGCGAATACGTACTTATCGAGATCTAGGTAAAGACCGGCTGCCTGGAGCCGCTTgaggatttccctaaccttagtaatGTGGTCGGCCTTCGATCCGGAagtatagattaggatatcGTCTAGATAGGCTATAACCCACTCCCCTAATTTGTCCTGCAATACCCCGTTAATGTATCTCTGGAATAAAGCTAGTGCTCCGGCTAGGCCGAAGGGACAGACTAACTATTTGAATAGACCAAATCGTATACGGAATGCCGTAAGCGGT includes these proteins:
- a CDS encoding Oxysterol-binding protein, which produces MSSASAATSYSQAAASSWSAFLKSIASFNGDLSSLTAPPFILSSQSLTEFSSYWATHPPILTAPAAEADPAKRALLVLKWFLSTLKHQYASRSEQFGNEKKPLNPFLGELFLGKWTDEVGETTLISEQVSHHPPTTAYCIHNKKTGVQLEGYNAQKATFKSTIIVRQIGHAVLTVPTRSANSKQMTERYLITLPSLHIEGLIFGTPFVELDGTSTITSSSGYTARIDYSGRGWLSGKKNTVTAVLHPTGKEENVLYNITGQWTKEFEIYEGPARNNSKSTLVSTYDAAGTAQTELQLAPVEKQHPLESRRAWAKVAEAIQKGDMDAVSTEKSKIENAQRSLRIKEREESRSWERRYFVAVQGDDETLLALGKDAGMPANGDQDKTGGLWRYSNEKAALVSTEQLSTVDDQRIRKDILGQESPS